In Pieris rapae chromosome 18, ilPieRapa1.1, whole genome shotgun sequence, one genomic interval encodes:
- the LOC110999612 gene encoding mucin-3A isoform X3, translated as MRAGVWCGVAVTLLLVATDAIRTVQGEGISRTSRRTITDRSANNLNKTEENIPTYRSRSIKRREETQELSTVRSRNRGRTLEKDNISPKVEIQAQSGQNEPFESRRSSIRSRSRTIAKEATTENILSRESIIRGRSRGNGRKYTPTTTPFNDQPESSSNQVAATLPPRSVEIRSEIIKTNEILPTGATAPSNQFRRRSSTVSTVEATKQIRPRGRINTRTNSRALDLEVAGTTNTFTAAAKQTTIARISDGRNSRKLRYKSRTLETDTNITGVGITPLNEVEKSSQRNDITSEPEYSETNSTTSKATENTFQTSTESVLRSSTLKSSKVVRRPITRSNGYFKSSEVKSNSKMSDEINEDDNYPESFKAIIQAKNATQTNSSIGESLSVKASHKDSNTHALSFQTNTTDPGTDKNSRLRKKLRIEEKNKKADEQEALSLGSTSTTTTSEAPKPRSIPFRPRGTYLSRSKKPNVTKSTTENISYASRPSLENPYKFSKRIKSSTEPSMTDITLKTKRLDSLPKKQVIRSSLFSRKNDPVNKNITVIPLNENRKHDRVQSGSNFKARRTLPNTTYYSRLRNNTKLYMTETSYVEKNTETPIADKKVGNSADMPLIFTYLNGPGLSDKLQPSIENTAPVLNSKESQENSTENEIVNKAEESENKLIINTDVTTPKYHANYKENMQSEKAITSATPAIRNIKTRKYARKQEKGKDQETNTPSVIFKSKDRNVRKYGDTFSKTTESPANSISQEPVKPKHKFSSKYRGSYLDRPFYKPTVPTVTPSATVEGEEIQLGPDMNAIAFTKTRRPLSSADLRLSESLAKPLQVLNVEVSQHSPSVTVSIFDALAEILTSTPKPRISTTAETLPKNINEINIMHSLDGVSSNVNVNTVTGFATQESVTSKDNLNTNAKFVKTTEPVVFNSLLVGDNVTPSLKAEDEKTSYFTSPKTVPIPIPTTPISARKPFAIKVLYTETESTSKNSPTAMPTSRLTSTDKSTMVYNSISDLLLSNNGVVSTGLTSMLSNNIRSIIDSMDDESKSKLSVGMTNLLNTLIPGAINNISKVEEDSTAYMTTPYSLEDINDTANIEININESSNIHNKILQNVSDGESIVNTETLLNSQTEIDVEGTTPVNSFDLLENVQNLESESDNTLRFESNVLTNTLKDTTSTTARVTVDNIENLDETPTNEELVTLSILNPLRDITTETSNIQLESPSLAKLLSFNQLDDSEVLEDPSQVSQLQLWVLSKKARVLKMIEDLLRIHSDEISNPPLGIRNKPKISFSNRLTEIMNTMNFTTTGPDFTERTTLDSIESSFSSTTTVPYTSTLSLLNNLNGDFDLTTQNINGIIFTNDESSTKTVSEIADAFTTANSVPTTTVSEDIVTTSDSKEIENEKLELASTTTSNFETTTGIAEARIVVDTTVMTNVEDTSTSGIETTTAKVMNESKSADFITTSNMLNVATRPSIPKKDFVIFGILPNNTVVRKDPNDNPLEALTEASPYIIYGVLPNNTIIRKFPNGTRVPQIMQKIDVLPISPWSLKNPYSPIHNIPAIVRPQSNPIRVSTNTVISTDIPNNEKEISLTTDTVNNLQVMIPTSALNIKDSSSLGITTTSTLPPAEKSTASHVLSLRTTTMLPSVDEILLNSISLATKEEMVISSMTSSTPEPRILTLDIDPETKQIRTEKPNDGTGNTVFKFIPIEDVTVPSTQETNVLKLATPKTTRVATVTTEVNTPNPQIQMNIESNTVATSTTEPFIATPVTNSEKVIDEPPTPIFMNEFELTTEAQNFTLTDLNNDRTTFTPDQTTAATTTSLPELQINNDDVEFTTTAQTTYRIPVATSVPIGSATNTVFQTQPSPPTLPNDRNPKKISEFNTAQNQEENAKLLQALLMATSQGKNSNNNLITKTRPLTTTVRSIEDDIRQFEEDTKLLKALLQATGRDPATLNLPSLDGIKAVITTLKPSIATTTLQTTSTLPPSTVPITQFTTTETTTSSIINEDVKRLQEDTKLLQALLQVTGNKNGGDMPVISGLTSNVRIASNPLTTSMESKSTTSFNVRPVYTTTQFTPTTTVRSQIITVSTLQPTTEDIGISTTFRPVNVRTQSTTVNRPTVTTEIPSSSTYSDEEDLLFLKNLKSVLSTKSKNEDPETSLANRVIALAVERSLNEIQVGKNVGTTKVMTTTTTTSRPTTTATQATTTPRPTTKPTTTRVTTTPRQNIPSIEDDIKQFEQDTKLLQALLKATGQDPSKFNIPTLPTTTVSAQFPNIPQGINDDLNLLSNLLASPSPLNEPFDPLTQKPAPTQATQRTPTSTVPYGIQIAVKDDLKNEQDDAKLLQTLIKLQDAQETTTVRSKLAITGHSSDEALKKLIQKTQPAGMMSESTKPSMSLSTEYGNSNDALLAALLKEQGFGPTTALLNQVVVTPKARRTTTPPPPPPAPRRPILDGLSWLWQQWRDTAPGSQGPRQSRPAPTRNQPAQSASATSSRVNWFGSGPFVGNADERPANRIPLEPPSAVEQPPGRGQLVSAAINVTRAFSQFLGAAIQGAAQTVQNVFRAGQNTYTNGSGGSG; from the exons GGTGAAGGCATATCTCGAACAAGCAGAAGAACGATTACTGATAGAAGtgcaaataatttgaataaaactgaAGAAAACATACCGACGTATAGATCAAGAAGCATAAAAAGAAGAGAAGAAACACAAGAATTAAGCACTGTAAGGTCAAGAAACCGAGGTAGGACTCTagaaaaagataatatttcaCCTAAAGTTGAAATTCAAGCGCAATCGGGACAAAATGAACCATTTGAATCCAGGAGATCAAGTATCCGATCTCGATCTAGAACAATTGCAAAAGAAGCAACGACAGAGAATATCTTAAGTAGAGAGAGTATAATTCGAGGACGGTCCCGTGGAAATGGAAGAAAATATACGCCTACTACCACTCCCTTTAATGATCAACCAGAAAGTTCTTCAAATCAAGTTGCTGCGACGTTACCACCTAGAAGTGTTGAAATTAGGTcagaaataataaagacaaatgaAATTCTTCCTACTGGGGCTACTGCACCATCTAATCAGTTCAGAAGAAGAAGTTCGACCGTAAGCACTGTGGAAGCTACTAAACAAATCAGACCTCGAGGACGAATAAATACAAGGACAAATTCAAGAGCTCTTGATTTAGAAGTTGCAGGTACTACAAATACGTTCACTGCAGCAGCTAAACAAACAACAATTGCGAGAATAAGCGATGGAagaaattcaaggaaattaaggtacaaatcaagaacattggaaacagatacaaatatAACTGGAGTGGGTATAACACCTTTAAATGAAGTAGAAAAATCTAGTCAAAGAAATGACATAACTAGTGAACCCGAATACAGCGAAACAAATTCAACAACTTCTAAAGCGACTGAGAACACATTTCAAACAAGCACGGAATCAGTATTAAGATCGAGTACACTTAAATCCTCGAAAGTCGTAAGACGACCAATCACAAGAAGTAACGGTTATTTCAAATCTTCTGAAGTTAAAAGTAATTCAAAAATGTCGGACGAAATAAACGAGGATGATAACTACCCAGAGAGCTTTAAAGCTATTATACAAGCTAAAAATGCG ACACAAACAAACTCTTCTATTGGCGAGAGTTTGTCAGTGAAAGCATCACATAAAGATTCCAACACTCACGCACTATCTTTTCAAACCAACACTACGGACCCTGGCACTGACAAAAACTCTCGG CTTCGTAAAAAGTTGCgaattgaagaaaaaaataagaaagctGACGAACAAGAAGCTTTATCATTAGGTTCAACATCCACGACTACAACATCTGAGGCACCTAAACCTAGATCTATTCCATTTCGTCCACGTGGCACTTACTTATCCAGAAgtaaaaaaccaaatgtaaCTAAATCGACAACTGAAAACATAAGTTATGCATCAAGACCTAGCCTTGAAAATCCATATAAATTCAGCAAAAGAATTAAATCTTCAACGGAGCCATCAATGACAGACATTACTTTGAAAACAAAGCGACTGGACTCGCTGCCAAAAAAGCAGGTCATACGCTCCTCACTTTTTTCTCGTAAAAACGATCccgtaaacaaaaatatcactGTAATACCATTAAATGAAAATCGTAAACACGATCGTGTACAATCAGGAAGTAATTTTAAAGCCCGAAGAACATTACCAAATACAACATATTATTCCCGATTAagaaataacacaaaattgtATATGACAGAAACTAGCTATGTAGAAAAAAACACCGAAACTCCGATAGCAGATAAAAAAGTTGGAAACTCTGCAGATATgcctttaatttttacttatctCAATGGCCCAGGTTTATCGGATAAACTGCAACCTTCTATTGAAAATACTGCTCCCGTACTGAACAGTAAGGAATCGCAAGAAAATAGTACAGAAAATGAGATTGTTAATAAAGCTGAAGAAAGtgaaaataagttaattattaacacGGACGTAACGACACCAAAATATCACGCTAACTACAAAGAAAATATGCAAAGCGAAAAAGCAATAACTTCGGCAACACCggcaataagaaatattaaaaccaGGAAATACGCACGTAAACAAGAAAAAGGTAAAGATCAAGAAACAAATACTCCTTCCGTTATTTTCAAAAGTAAAGACCGGAATGTTCGAAAGTACGGAGACACCTTTTCCAAGACAACAGAAAGTCCTGCAAATAGC ATATCACAAGAACCTGTAAAACCAAAACATAAGTTTAGTTCAAAATATAGAGGTTCATATTTAGATAGGCCTTTTTACAAACCCACAGTTCCTACTGTAACACCATCAGCAACT GTAGAGGGTGAAGAAATACAATTAGGGCCTGATATGAATGCTATAGCCTTCACAAAAACCCGTCGCCCATTGTCTTCAGCTGATTTGAGGCTTTCCGAGAGCTTGGCCAAACCTTTACAAGTATTAAACGTTGAAGTATCACAACATTCACCATCAGTAACAGTGTCTATATTCGATGCTTTGGCTGAAATACTCACGTCAACGCCCAAGCCTCGAATATCAACAACAGCCGAAACATTACCAAAAAATATCAACGAAATCAATATAATGCATTCACTTGATGGCGTGAGTAGTAACGTTAATGTAAATACTGTCACAGGCTTTGCAACTCAGGAATCGGTAACATCAAAGGATAATTTAAACACAAATGCTAAGTTTGTAAAAACCACTGAACCAGTTGTGTTTAACAGTTTGCTGGTTGGGGACAATGTTACACCGTCACTAAAAGCAGAAGATGAGAAAACAAGTTATTTTACCTCACCCAAAACTGTTCCTATTCCAATTCCTACTACTCCTATATCTGCGAGAAAACCATTCGCTATAAAGGTTTTATACACCGAAACTGAATCGACAAGTAAAAACTCTCCAACGGCTATGCCCACTTCTCGTTTGACATCGACTGACAAATCAACAATGGTATATAACAGTATATCAGATCTTTTACTATCTAATAATGGAGTTGTATCTACTGGACTAACAAGCAtgttatcaaataatattagaagTATTATCGATAGTATGGACGATGAaagtaaatctaaattatcaGTAGGTATGACTAATTTGTTGAACACTTTGATCCCCGGcgctattaataatatctcaAAAGTAGAAGAAGATAGCACTGCTTATATGACTACTCCTTACAGTTTGGAGGATATTAATGATACTgcaaacattgaaataaatataaatgagagttcaaatattcataataaaatcctCCAAAATGTTAGCGACGGAGAatcaattgtaaatactgaaaCGCTTCTAAATTCACAAACTGAAATAGATGTTGAAGGCACTACACCTGTAAATAGCTTTGATTTGTTAGaaaatgtacaaaatttaGAATCAGAATCAGATAATACCTTAAGATTTGAAAGTAACGTTTTAACCAATACACTTAAAGATACCACGTCTACTACCGCGAGAGTAACGGTTGATAATATAGAGAATTTAGACGAAACCCCTACTAATGAGGAACTAGTTACCCTATCCATCCTTAATCCTTTAAGAGATATTACTACAGAGACTTCAAATATCCAACTTGAATCCCCCTCTTTAGCCAAACTGTTGTCTTTTAACCAATTAGATGATAGTGAAGTATTGGAAGATCCAAGTCAAGTATCACAACTACAATTATGGGTATTATCTAAAAAAGCCcgagttttaaaaatgattgagGATCTCCTACGTATTCACTCTGATGAAATTTCAAATCCACCTCTTGGTATTCGCAATAAACCCAAAATTTCATTCTCTAATCGTCTGACCGAAATAATGAATACAATGAACTTTACGACCACTGGACCTGACTTTACTGAACGAACTACTCTGGACTCTATTGAAAGTTCCTTTAGTTCCACAACAACCGTACCTTATACATCAACTTTGTCCCTTTTGAATAACCTCAACGGTGACTTTGACCTTACAACTCAAAACATAAatggtattatttttacaaatgacGAATCATCTACAAAAACTGTTAGCGAAATTGCTGATGCTTTTACTACTGCCAATTCAGTACCTACCACTACAGTGTCTGAAGATATTGTAACAACCTCTGATTCTAAGgaaatagaaaatgaaaagCTGGAACTTGCGTCTACAACAACGAGTAATTTTGAAACTACAACTGGAATAGCAGAAGCCAGAATTGTTGTTGATACAACTGTTATGACAAACGTAGAAGACACATCGACATCAGGTATTGAAACCACTACAGCTAAAGTCATGAATGAGAGCAAATCAGCAGATTTTATAACAACCAGCAATATGCTAAACGTGGCCACTCGACCGTCAATTccaaaaaaagattttgttatttttggaaTACTTCCTAACAATACAGTGGTACGTAAAGACCCTAACGATAACCCACTGGAAGCATTAACAGAAGCAAGTCCATACATCATTTACGGCGTACTaccaaataacacaataatacGCAAGTTTCCGAACGGAACTCGAGTACCACAAATCATGCAAAAAATTGACGTACTACCAATTAGTCCATGGAGTCTAAAAAATCCATACAGCCCTATCCATAATATTCCAGCCATTGTCAGACCACAGTCTAACCCAATCCGAGTTTCCACTAATACTGTGATATCCACAGACATACCAAATAACGAAAAGGAAATCAGTTTAACCACCGACACTGTAAATAACCTGCAAGTAATG ATACCTACATCGGcacttaatataaaagataGCAGTTCATTGGGTATAACAACTACCTCCACACTGCCACCTGCTGAAAAAAGCACTGCCTCGCATGTTTTAAGTTTGCGCACAACTACAATGCTACCTTCTGTTGATGAGATTCTGCTTAATAGTATATCTTTGGCGACTAAAGAGGAAATGGTCATATCTTCAATGACAAGTTCAACTCCTGAACCAAGAATATTAACACTGGATATTGATCCGGAG ACTAAACAAATACGTACTGAAAAACCTAATGACGGAACTGgaaatactgtttttaaatttatccctATTGAGGATGTTACTGTGCCCTCTACACAAGAAACTAACGTATTAAAACTGGCTACTCCTAAAACTACGCGAGTAGCAACGGTAACAACTGAAGTTAATACACCTAATCCACAAATACAAATGAATATAGAAAGTAATACTGTTGCAACTTCCACAACAGAGCCATTTATTGCAACACCTGTAACCAACTCGGAAAAAGTAATCGATGAACCACCAACTCctatttttatgaatgaatTTGAACTAACCACTGAAGCACAGAACTTCACATTAACAGATTTAAACAATGATCGTACAACATTTACACCAGACCAAACCACTGCTGCTACCACAACTTCTCTACCCgaattgcaaataaataatgatgatGTTGAATTTACTACAACTGCACAAACTACTTACCGAATACCAGTAGCAACATCTGTACCTATTGGTAGTGCTACTAATACCGTGTTTCAAACACAACCGAGTCCTCCAACACTACCTAACGATCGtaatccaaaaaaaatatcggaGTTCAATACAGCACAAAATCAAGAAGAGAATGCTAAGTTATTGCAAGCGCTGTTAATGGCAACTAGTCAAGGTAAAAATAGCAACAATAATCTCATTACTAAAACGAGACCATTGACGACGACTGTTCGTTCTATTGAGGATGATATCCGGCAGTTCGAAGAagatactaaattattaaaagcattaCTCCAAGCCACTGGTAGAGACCCTGCCACTCTCAACCTACCTTCACTAGATGGAATTAAAGCAGTCATAACTACATTAAAACCAAGCATCGCGACTACAACGCTTCAAACAACATCTACTCTGCCACCAAGTACTGTACCAATAACACAGTTTACTACAACAGAAACCACAACATCATCAATAATTAATGAAGATGTTAAAAGACTCCAAGAAGATACTAAACTATTACAAGCATTACTTCAAGTTACTGGAAACAAAAATGGTGGAGATATGCCCGTAATATCTGGTTTGACATCTAATGTAAGAATAGCTTCAAATCCATTGACAACATCGATGGAGTCAAAATCAACTACATCATTCAACGTTAGACCAGTATACACAACTACGCAATTCACCCCAACTACAACTGTTAGGTCCCAAATTATTACTGTGTCCACTTTACAGCCAACCACAGAAGATATTGGAATATCTACAACATTTCGACCTGTTAATGTAAGAACACAATCCACTACAGTTAATCGACCCACTGTGACCACTGAAATTCCTAGTAGCTCCACATATTCAGACGAAGAGGACCTTctctttttaaagaatttg AAATCTGTGCTTAGTACGAAATCTAAAAATGAAGACCCAGAAACATCACTGGCCAACCGTGTAATTGCATTAGCTGTTGAACGaagtttaaatgaaattcaagTTGGCAAAAACGTAGGAACAACAAAGGTAATGACTACAACTACTACTACATCAAGACCAACTACTACAGCGACACAAGCGACTACAACACCAAGACCAACAACAAAACCAACAACGACACGAGTGACAACAACACCTCGACAAAATATTCCATCTATAGAAGATGACATCAAACAATTCGAACaagatacaaaattattacaagCACTTTTAAAAGCAACTGGTCAAGATCcttcaaaattcaatatacCAACTTTACCTACAACAACCGTGAGTGCACAATTTCCAAATATTCCACAAGGCATAAACGATGATCTAAACCTTTTATCAAATTTGCTTGCTTCACCATCACCTCTGAATGAACCCTTTGATCCTCTAACACAGAAACCTGCACCCACCCAAGCTACCCAGAGAACTCCAACATCAACGGTACCTTATGGCATACAAATAGCTGTTAAagacgatttaaaaaatgaacagGATGATGCGAAACTATtgcaaacattaataaaactacaagATGCTCAAGAGACGACAACCGTGAGAAGTAAACTGGCTATAACAG GACATTCATCGGATGAAGcattgaaaaaattaatacaaaaaacgcAACCAGCAGGAATGATGTCAGAATCGACAAAACCATCTATGTCACTAAGCACAGAGTATGGGAATAGCAACGATGCTTTGCTTGCGGCTCTACTGAAGGAGCAAGGTTTCGGTCCAACCACG GCATTACTCAATCAAGTGGTCGTGACGCCGAAGGCTAGGCGGACGACAACTCCCCCTCCGCCCCCTCCTGCGCCACGAAGGCCTATTTTGGATGGATTAAGTTGGCTGTGGCAACAGTGGAGAGATACTGCTCCAGGATCGCAAGGTCCCAGGCAGTCCAGACCAGCGCCAACTAGAAACCAACCAGCGCAATCAGCGTCAGCAACCAGTTCTAGAGTGAACTGGTTCGGCTCAGGGCCTTTCGTTGGTAATGCAGATGAAAGGCCCGCAAACAGA ATTCCTTTGGAGCCTCCTAGTGCTGTGGAACAGCCTCCTGGCAGAGGTCAGTTAGTATCCGCAGCGATCAACGTTACCAGGGCATTTTCACAGTTCTTAGGAGCGGCAATTCAG GGCGCCGCCCAAACAGTCCAGAACGTGTTTAGGGCGGGACAAAACACTTACACGAATGGATCCGGAGGCTCGGGATAA